The nucleotide sequence ATCGCCGCCGGCGCCAAGCCCGCGACCGTGTCGATCATCGACTTCGACGAGGTCCCCATCCCGTACCTGCCCGGCAACGCCACGCGCATCCGCGTGAAGGCCGTCGGCGACCTCGACATGGGGGCCTGACATGAGCACGACGATCACCACCGCCGACATCGACGGCCTCGCCCGCGGCGCGGCTGTGCTGGGCACCGGCGGGGGCGGCGACCCCTACATCGGCGCGCTCCTCGCCCGGCAGGCGCTCACCTCCGGGGACGTCACGGTCGTGGCGCTCGACGACGTGCCCGACGACGCGCTCGTCCTGTTCGTGGCGATGATGGGAGCCCCCACCGTCATGGTGGAGAAGCTGCCGAGCCTCGCCGAGGTGATCGAGCCGGTCAGGGCGCTCGGCATCCACCTCGGCCGCCCCGTGACGCACATCGCGTGCGCCGAGGTCGGCGGGGTGAACTCCACGATCCCCATCGCGGCGGCGGCCGCGCTGGGCCTCCCGCTCGTCGATGCGGACGGCATGGGGCGTGCGTTCCCCGAACTGCAGATGGTGCTCCCGACGCTCTCCGGCGTGACGGCCTCGCCCCTCGCGTTCAGCGACGAGAAGGGGAACACCGGGGTGCTGCAGACGGCCGACAACTCCTGGACCGAGCGCATCGCCCGCGTCGCCTGCGTCGAGATGGGCTGCTCCGTCATGATCTCGGGCTTCTTGATGACCGGCGTCGAGGCGCGGGAGTCGCTGGTGGCGGGGTCGCTGTCCCGGTGCATCGCGATCGGTCAGCGGATCGCGGAGGCACGGGAGGCGAAGACCGATCCGGTCGCCGCGGTCGTCGGCCTCCTCGGCGGTCGCGAGCTGTTCGGCGGCAAGGTCGCCGACGTGAATCGGGCGACGACGACCGGCTTCGCCCGTGGTCGCGCACGGATCGACGGGGACGGCGGGGCGTCGTTGACGCTGCAGTTCCAGAACGAGCACCTCGTGGCTGAGGCGGACGGCCGGGTGCTGGCGACCACGCCCGACCTCATCATGGTGCTCGACGGCGAGTCGGGGGAGCCGATCACGACGGAGGGGCTGCGCTACGGGCAGCGGGTCCGCGTGATCGCGGCGCCGGCCGATGAGCGCTGGCACTCCGACGCGGCCCTCGCGATGGTCGGTCCCGGCTACTTCGGCTACGACATCCCGGCGCACCGGTTCGACGGGACGGTCTCGACGGGGCGCGCGACGGCGGGAGCGGTGGCATGAGCTGGGAGCTCACGGCGGCGGACCTCCCCGACCTCGCACGCGGGGCGACGCTGCTGGGTACCGGTGGCGGTGGCGACCCCTACATCGGCAAGATGCTGGTGGAGCGGGTGCTCGGCGACGGCAGCATCACGATCCTCGACCCGGACGAGCTGCCGGACGATCTGTTCGTCATCCCGACGGCCCAGATGGGGGCGCCGACCGTGATGGTCGAGAAGATCCCGGCCGGCACGGAGCCCACCCTCGCCCTGCGCACGCTCGAGGATCACCTCGGTCGCCGCGCGGATGCGACCATGCCGATCGAGTGCGGCGGGATCAACTCGATGATCCCGCTCATCGTCGCGGCCGAGACCGGGCTCCCGGTCGTCGACGCGGACGGCATGGGGCGGGCGTTCCCCGAGCTGTCGATGGAGACCTTCGCGGTGTACGGCGTGCACGGTTCACCGCTCGCCCTGGCCGGCGAGCGCGGGGAGCGTGTGGTCATCGACACCGGCGATGATGATCGGCAGATGGAGTGGCTCGCCCGCGGGATCACGATCCGGCTGGGCGGCGTCGGCCATATCGCGGAGTACGCGATGAGTGGCGCGGATGTGCGGCGGACCGCGGTGCCGCGCACCATCTCCATGGCCCTCGCGCTGGGCCGGGCGATCCGGATCGCCCGGGAGGAGCACCGTTCCCCGTTCGCGGCGATCGCCGAGACCCTGGCGACCACGCTCTACCCGCATGTGCGCGAGTTGTGCGTCGGGAAGGTCATGGACGTCGAGCGGCGGACGACCGAGGGTTTCGCCAAGGGCAGGGCCGTCATCGCCCCGCTCGGCGCCGCGGAGGACGACACGTTCGAGATCGCCTTCCAGAACGAGAACCTCACGGCGCGGCGGGGCGGACGACTTGTCGCGATCGTGCCCGACCTCATCTGCGTCGTCGATCATGAGACGGCCGAGCCCATCACCACGGAGGGCCTCCGTTACGGCCAGCGAGTCCGGGTGCTCGGCATCTCGACACCCGCGATGATGCGCACCCCCGAGGCTCTCGCGACCTTCGGCCCGCGGGCCTTCGGGCTCGCGGAGGACTTCGCCCCGGTCGAGGGCGCCGCCGCGTCCTAGGCTGGATCGTATGAGGCTGGAGCGGGACGACCTGAAGGCGCTCGCCCGCGGATATGCGCTGCTGGGATCCGGTGGCGGGGGCTCCACGACGATGCTCGAGCTCATCCTCGACACGACGGCGCGATGGCCCATCGACGTGGCGCCGGTCGACTCCCTCGCTCCGGAGACGCCGTGCCTCGGGGTCGCGTTCGTGGGGTCGACGATGCTGCTCGGCGAGCGGATGCCCGGCGCCGCGCCGTTCGCCCCGCTGCTCGCCGCGGTCGAGCGGTGGCTCGGCCACTCCGTCCCCGCCGTGTGCTCCCTCGAGGGCGGAGGGATGAACGGCCTCGCTCCGCTCACGCTGGCCGGATCGCACACCGTCGTGGACGCGGACTGCACGGGGCGTGCAGTGCCGGGGCTCGACCAGATGTCGCTGTTCGTCGACCGCGTACCGGGGCTGGTGTTCGCGTGCGAGACGGGGGCCGGCGGCGTGGCGCTCGTGGAGGCGACGAGGGCGATCGATGCCGAGCGCGTGGTGCGTTCGGCCATCATCCAGGCCGGCGGGGTCGGCTGCGCCGTGCTCGCCGGATTCACCGTGGGCGACCTCCGCGAGCACGCCATCGAGGACCACCTGGCGCGTGCCCTCACCCTCGGCCGCAGTTTCCTCGCGCACCTCACCGCCCCGCTGCCGGTGGTCGCGGAGCTGCTCGGCGGGGTCCTGCTCGCCGAGGGCCGCATCGTGTCGGCGGCGCCGTCGCGCACGGATCCGCACGTGAACGCGGTCGAGATCACCGGGCTGGCCGGAGCGGTGCATCGCGTGGTCACGAGGTCCGAGACGCTCGCGGTGCTCACCGACGGCGTCCTCGTCGCCGCTGCTCCCGAGATCATCGTGCTCCTGGACGCGGTGTCCCGTGAGGTGCTCGAAGTCACCGAGCTCGCCCCCGGCCGGACGGTGGCGGTCATCGCGCTGCCGGCACCGGCGTGGTGGAATGCGCGCCCGGAGCGGCGGGCGCGGGTCGTCCCGTCCGCCTACGGCCTCGCCGAACTGGACGTCGCGTGAACGAGGGACTGCAGCTGCGTGCGCTCCTGGCGCAGGAGGAGAACGGCGACCTCCGTCCGGTCGCCGGCCCCCGCGAGACCGGATGGGACGCGGTCGTGGTGGAAGCGGCGGAGGCCGATCTTCCCGCGGACGGCGACTCCCGGCTCGCGATCCTGACGACGGGAGCACCGACGACGACCTGGCAGCAGGACGCGATGCTGCGCCGCGTCCGCGATCGGGGGTTCACGGGCCTCGCCCTGCCCGGCGCTGCCGGTCTCGATGCCGGTGCCCTCCGCCTCGCGGACCGGATCGGGCTCACCCTTCTCGACGTCGCGCGGCCCGTGCAGCTGGCTCG is from Microbacterium sp. BLY and encodes:
- a CDS encoding DUF917 domain-containing protein codes for the protein MSTTITTADIDGLARGAAVLGTGGGGDPYIGALLARQALTSGDVTVVALDDVPDDALVLFVAMMGAPTVMVEKLPSLAEVIEPVRALGIHLGRPVTHIACAEVGGVNSTIPIAAAAALGLPLVDADGMGRAFPELQMVLPTLSGVTASPLAFSDEKGNTGVLQTADNSWTERIARVACVEMGCSVMISGFLMTGVEARESLVAGSLSRCIAIGQRIAEAREAKTDPVAAVVGLLGGRELFGGKVADVNRATTTGFARGRARIDGDGGASLTLQFQNEHLVAEADGRVLATTPDLIMVLDGESGEPITTEGLRYGQRVRVIAAPADERWHSDAALAMVGPGYFGYDIPAHRFDGTVSTGRATAGAVA
- a CDS encoding DUF917 domain-containing protein — encoded protein: MSWELTAADLPDLARGATLLGTGGGGDPYIGKMLVERVLGDGSITILDPDELPDDLFVIPTAQMGAPTVMVEKIPAGTEPTLALRTLEDHLGRRADATMPIECGGINSMIPLIVAAETGLPVVDADGMGRAFPELSMETFAVYGVHGSPLALAGERGERVVIDTGDDDRQMEWLARGITIRLGGVGHIAEYAMSGADVRRTAVPRTISMALALGRAIRIAREEHRSPFAAIAETLATTLYPHVRELCVGKVMDVERRTTEGFAKGRAVIAPLGAAEDDTFEIAFQNENLTARRGGRLVAIVPDLICVVDHETAEPITTEGLRYGQRVRVLGISTPAMMRTPEALATFGPRAFGLAEDFAPVEGAAAS
- a CDS encoding DUF917 family protein → MRLERDDLKALARGYALLGSGGGGSTTMLELILDTTARWPIDVAPVDSLAPETPCLGVAFVGSTMLLGERMPGAAPFAPLLAAVERWLGHSVPAVCSLEGGGMNGLAPLTLAGSHTVVDADCTGRAVPGLDQMSLFVDRVPGLVFACETGAGGVALVEATRAIDAERVVRSAIIQAGGVGCAVLAGFTVGDLREHAIEDHLARALTLGRSFLAHLTAPLPVVAELLGGVLLAEGRIVSAAPSRTDPHVNAVEITGLAGAVHRVVTRSETLAVLTDGVLVAAAPEIIVLLDAVSREVLEVTELAPGRTVAVIALPAPAWWNARPERRARVVPSAYGLAELDVA